A window of Tautonia plasticadhaerens contains these coding sequences:
- a CDS encoding FG-GAP-like repeat-containing protein gives MRPVGKGFPLRVAVVAVALCAPVALCLLWAARQESARRQLDEARSALGRGDLARAHALLGPLASRGVGRGEASYLLGVCEMQRGDLDAALEALRRVPEDSPSSGDAATRGGAVALERGAFELGERMLRDALGRPGDHEAEALELLGRILRFQDRRGEARALLRRQLGRSDDPIRVVRDLWLLDAEAVPVDRTRTMFEEAARSHPGDPRVQLGLANLALRSGRLDEAGRRLDACLRALPDDPPTWRARLDWAIASGDPEEARCALAHLPPDRLEPAELLEIEAWLAARADDRGRERLALERLLEWRPAHPSALDRLAELAVEAGDDERSAEYRREKAELDRDRDRYDRLLRLEAPELAPRARELARLAGRLGRRDEARGSWIAVARQEPGDPEAIDALARLDEEQRRRTAELAPLASRLASGDPVEGAPPASSPGPGPGPSPGRGAAPSFEDRAEADGLRFRFEAGHSPDRHLPETMSGGVGLLDVDGDGWLDVYLPQGGEFPPGRTPDGPGDRLFRNLGGGTFEDATDRAGFPRSGRGYGLGVAAGDYDNDGDPDLFVTRFDSYELWRNRGDGTFEDVTGPSGLGVEAEWPTSAAWADLDDDGDLDLYVCHYLAWDEHDPRTCLDPETGRPIYCEPLLFEAVPDRLFRNDEGRFVDVAEQAGIVDRDGRGLGVVAADLDGDRLVDLYVANDLSANFLFRNLGGMRFEEVGERAGVASNADGGYQAGMGIACGDLDGDGLPELAVTNFYAEGTTLYRNLGGGQFVDASAAFGMAPSRYLLGFGVAFLDANNDGFLDLASANGMVNDSRPLFPYAMPAQLLVGGPGGLLADLTDRAGPDWQAPRVGRGLAAGDLDNDGLPDVVLVPQDGPLALLRNRTPGGHFVTVRLEGTDSARDAVGARVVVDDGDRRRVGWRVGGGSYQSSPDPRLHFGLGEAGGPVSIEVAWPSGRVDRHDGLAVDSGYLIREGDSRPGSLPGFGR, from the coding sequence ATGAGGCCCGTCGGCAAGGGTTTCCCCCTGAGGGTCGCCGTCGTCGCGGTCGCCCTCTGCGCCCCGGTGGCGCTGTGCCTGCTCTGGGCGGCCCGCCAGGAATCGGCCCGCCGGCAGCTCGACGAGGCGAGGAGCGCCCTGGGCCGGGGGGACCTCGCCCGGGCCCACGCCCTGCTCGGGCCCCTCGCGTCCCGGGGGGTGGGCCGGGGGGAGGCGAGCTACCTGCTCGGGGTCTGCGAGATGCAGCGGGGGGATCTCGACGCCGCCCTGGAGGCCCTGCGGCGCGTCCCGGAGGATTCCCCGTCCTCCGGCGACGCCGCCACCCGGGGCGGGGCCGTCGCGTTGGAGCGGGGCGCCTTCGAGCTGGGGGAGCGGATGCTCCGGGATGCCCTAGGCCGACCCGGGGACCACGAGGCCGAGGCCCTGGAGCTGCTCGGCCGGATCCTGCGGTTCCAGGACCGCCGGGGGGAGGCCCGGGCGCTGCTCCGCCGGCAGCTCGGCCGGTCGGACGACCCCATCCGGGTGGTCCGGGACCTCTGGCTGCTCGACGCCGAGGCCGTCCCCGTCGATCGGACCCGGACGATGTTCGAGGAGGCCGCCCGTTCCCACCCGGGGGACCCTCGGGTCCAGCTCGGCCTGGCCAACCTCGCCCTGCGGTCCGGTCGCCTCGACGAGGCGGGCCGTCGGCTCGACGCCTGCCTCCGGGCCCTCCCCGACGACCCCCCGACCTGGAGGGCCCGGCTCGACTGGGCGATCGCGAGCGGCGACCCCGAGGAGGCCCGATGCGCGCTGGCGCATTTGCCGCCGGATCGGCTCGAGCCCGCCGAGCTGCTCGAGATCGAGGCCTGGCTGGCCGCCCGGGCCGACGACCGGGGTCGCGAGCGACTGGCCCTGGAGCGGCTGCTCGAATGGAGGCCCGCCCACCCCTCGGCGCTCGATCGGCTCGCCGAGCTCGCCGTCGAGGCCGGCGACGACGAACGCTCGGCCGAGTACCGCCGGGAGAAGGCCGAGCTCGACCGGGACCGGGACCGCTACGACAGGCTCCTCCGCCTCGAGGCCCCGGAGCTGGCCCCCCGGGCCCGGGAGCTGGCCCGGCTGGCCGGGCGCCTCGGCCGACGGGACGAGGCCCGAGGATCCTGGATCGCGGTCGCCCGGCAGGAGCCCGGCGACCCCGAGGCGATCGACGCCCTGGCGCGGCTGGACGAGGAGCAACGCCGGAGGACCGCCGAGCTGGCCCCGCTCGCCTCCCGGTTGGCCTCGGGGGACCCGGTCGAGGGGGCACCCCCGGCCTCCTCCCCGGGGCCGGGGCCGGGCCCCTCCCCCGGCCGGGGGGCGGCCCCGAGCTTCGAGGACCGGGCCGAGGCCGACGGGCTCCGCTTCCGGTTCGAGGCGGGGCACTCCCCCGACCGCCACCTCCCCGAGACGATGTCGGGGGGCGTCGGCCTGCTCGACGTCGACGGCGACGGCTGGCTCGACGTCTACCTGCCCCAGGGCGGGGAGTTCCCCCCCGGCCGGACCCCCGACGGCCCGGGAGACCGCCTCTTCCGGAACCTCGGCGGCGGCACCTTCGAGGACGCGACCGATCGGGCGGGGTTCCCCCGATCGGGCCGGGGATACGGCCTCGGGGTCGCCGCGGGGGACTACGATAACGACGGGGATCCCGACCTCTTCGTCACCCGATTCGACTCCTACGAACTCTGGAGGAATCGGGGGGACGGCACCTTCGAGGACGTGACCGGGCCGTCGGGGCTCGGGGTCGAGGCCGAGTGGCCGACCTCGGCCGCCTGGGCCGACCTGGACGACGACGGCGACCTGGATCTGTACGTGTGCCACTACCTGGCCTGGGACGAGCACGACCCCCGGACCTGCCTGGACCCGGAGACCGGCCGGCCGATCTACTGCGAGCCCCTGCTGTTCGAGGCCGTCCCCGACCGCCTCTTCCGAAACGACGAGGGCCGGTTCGTCGACGTGGCCGAGCAGGCGGGCATTGTCGACCGCGACGGCCGGGGGCTCGGCGTGGTCGCGGCCGACCTGGACGGCGACCGCCTCGTCGACCTCTACGTCGCTAACGACCTGTCGGCCAACTTCCTCTTCCGGAACCTCGGCGGGATGCGGTTCGAGGAGGTCGGGGAGCGGGCCGGGGTCGCCTCCAACGCCGACGGCGGCTACCAGGCGGGGATGGGGATCGCCTGCGGCGACCTCGACGGCGACGGCCTGCCCGAGCTGGCCGTGACTAACTTCTACGCCGAGGGGACCACCCTCTACCGCAACCTCGGCGGCGGCCAGTTCGTCGACGCCTCGGCCGCCTTCGGGATGGCCCCGAGCCGCTACCTGCTGGGGTTCGGGGTCGCCTTCCTGGACGCCAACAACGACGGGTTCCTCGACCTGGCCTCCGCCAACGGGATGGTCAACGACTCCCGGCCCCTGTTCCCCTACGCCATGCCCGCCCAGCTCCTGGTCGGCGGGCCCGGCGGCCTCCTGGCCGACCTCACCGACCGGGCCGGCCCCGACTGGCAGGCCCCCCGGGTCGGCCGGGGGCTGGCCGCCGGCGACCTGGACAACGACGGCCTCCCCGACGTGGTCCTCGTCCCCCAGGACGGCCCCCTGGCCCTGCTCCGCAACCGGACCCCCGGCGGCCATTTCGTCACCGTCCGGCTGGAGGGGACCGACTCGGCCCGGGACGCCGTCGGCGCCCGGGTGGTCGTCGACGACGGCGACCGACGCCGGGTCGGCTGGCGGGTCGGCGGCGGGAGCTATCAATCGTCGCCCGACCCCCGGCTCCACTTCGGCCTCGGGGAGGCGGGCGGCCCCGTCTCGATCGAGGTCGCCTGGCCCTCGGGCCGGGTCGATCGCCACGACGGCCTGGCCGTCGATTCCGGCTACCTGATCCGGGAGGGGGACTCACGGCCGGGATCGCTGCCCGGCTTCGGCCGATGA
- a CDS encoding YkgJ family cysteine cluster protein: protein MSRRTPSNRFGGRPRRARGPAVPGPTPNTRRPPESVSARVELEVGGTPIGVEFEVPTGPVPPEGVLPVFRALTDAIVAESEREVEAQGRAISCRKGCGACCRQLVPVAEAEARALRDLIGRMPEPRRSEVLRRFAEARRRLDEAGLLELLLHPERTTVEQRRALGPDYFRLGIPCPFLEEESCSIHPERPLACREYLVTSPAEDCADPTPERIRRVELPIVLSGLLSRFGSGPGGPGTTWVALVVAPGWAEEQAEGGSVPLRPGPDRVRELFRLLAGEDPQGPPPGLGEC from the coding sequence ATGAGCCGTCGAACGCCCTCGAACCGATTCGGAGGCCGGCCTCGTCGGGCCCGAGGGCCGGCCGTCCCGGGGCCGACGCCGAACACGCGAAGGCCCCCGGAGTCGGTGTCGGCCCGGGTGGAGCTGGAGGTGGGGGGGACGCCGATCGGGGTCGAGTTCGAGGTGCCGACCGGCCCGGTGCCGCCGGAGGGGGTGCTCCCGGTCTTCCGGGCGCTGACCGACGCCATCGTGGCCGAATCCGAGCGGGAGGTCGAGGCGCAGGGGCGGGCGATCTCCTGCCGGAAGGGGTGCGGCGCCTGCTGCCGGCAACTCGTCCCGGTCGCCGAGGCGGAGGCCCGGGCGCTCCGGGATCTGATCGGCCGGATGCCCGAGCCGAGGAGATCGGAGGTGCTCCGGAGGTTCGCCGAGGCCCGTCGTCGGCTGGACGAGGCCGGCCTCCTCGAACTGCTGCTGCACCCCGAGCGGACCACCGTCGAGCAGCGTCGGGCATTGGGGCCGGACTACTTCCGCCTGGGGATCCCCTGCCCGTTCCTGGAGGAGGAATCCTGCTCGATCCACCCGGAACGCCCGCTGGCCTGCCGGGAGTACCTCGTCACCTCGCCGGCCGAGGACTGCGCCGACCCGACCCCGGAGCGGATCCGGCGGGTCGAGCTGCCGATCGTGCTCTCCGGGCTCCTCTCCCGGTTTGGCAGCGGGCCCGGGGGGCCGGGGACGACGTGGGTCGCCCTGGTGGTCGCCCCGGGATGGGCGGAGGAGCAGGCCGAAGGAGGCTCGGTCCCCCTGCGACCCGGCCCGGACCGGGTCCGGGAGCTGTTCCGCCTCCTGGCCGGCGAGGATCCCCAGGGCCCCCCGCCGGGGCTCGGGGAGTGCTGA
- a CDS encoding DnaJ domain-containing protein: protein MVDKASDRRRWPRFSAADSRVRLGWWKGGAYQTTTARLVNISRGGAVVEADALPPKEGSVWICSTSRGDAGWVEAELRPAMIRPRGPHRLRLIFRDHSSAEPFFSASAFGRGPAAPDPGSDASTPGPSTAGEPWAEALATLGLHWPCSTDQVRGAYHRLALRVHPDRGGAPEDFIRLQFAYRAMMERCASSPADRGVARSGAVGPEGTGTPRASGAGGGLKAQ, encoded by the coding sequence ATGGTCGACAAGGCGAGCGATCGGAGGCGATGGCCGAGGTTCAGCGCGGCCGATTCCCGGGTCCGGCTGGGGTGGTGGAAGGGGGGGGCGTATCAGACCACCACGGCCCGGCTGGTGAACATCAGCCGGGGGGGCGCCGTCGTGGAGGCCGACGCCCTGCCGCCGAAGGAGGGATCGGTCTGGATCTGCTCGACGTCCCGGGGGGACGCGGGCTGGGTCGAGGCCGAGCTGAGGCCGGCGATGATCCGCCCGAGGGGCCCCCATCGGCTCCGGCTGATCTTCCGGGACCATTCTTCCGCCGAGCCCTTCTTCTCGGCGTCGGCCTTCGGCCGAGGCCCGGCCGCGCCGGATCCCGGCTCCGACGCCTCGACGCCCGGCCCCTCGACGGCGGGAGAGCCCTGGGCCGAGGCGCTCGCGACGCTCGGCCTGCACTGGCCGTGCTCGACCGATCAGGTCCGGGGGGCCTATCATCGGCTCGCCCTGCGGGTCCACCCCGACCGCGGCGGGGCCCCCGAGGACTTCATCCGCCTGCAGTTCGCCTACCGGGCGATGATGGAGCGTTGCGCGTCCTCCCCGGCCGATCGGGGCGTCGCCCGATCGGGAGCCGTCGGCCCCGAAGGGACGGGGACGCCCCGGGCCTCCGGGGCGGGGGGAGGGCTCAAGGCTCAGTAG